CACATGAAAAATCAATTGTCAAGGATCATGCTACTATCCACACCTCAGTTACCAATCAATTCGCATCGTGCTAATATCAACTCCCACAGAAGAATGACCTCCTaccaaaatttcaacaaatatatcacaAAGCTTTCAAAGATCCTACCTTTACAACCAACTCTCCCGAACTAAAAAGAAcaagatttcaaaatcaaataacaTGTCGCAAAAATTTAACACAGTTCAAGACGAGTTCAGAATGAAAGGTGTAAGATCGGGGGCACCTATTAGAGTGGAGTATTTCTTTGGTGAGACAAATAATGGGCTCAATATCTTTAAGAATTTCTGCTTCTTTGTCTTTCCATTTCCGGAAATCTGGGTCGCTCCATCTCGGATAATTGGGCGGGTCTTTAGAAGTTCTTGAGGAAAAAATCTGACGAAGAGACGCTGGATTATCCTCAGCTCCAGTTGATGACCCAGTGGCCACGCTGCAGAAGAGTCGGAGAGTTATAGACCCATTGGTGAATAGAAAATGGTGGTGGCGCTGCACCAGACGGAGGCGGAGGAGAGGCAGAGCTCTGAGGAGGAGCGGAGCAGCCATTGATTGTGAACCCGGTGCAACTATGTCAGTGTAGGCTAAAAGGCGTCAAATGGGCTGGCAACAATGGCTATGTTTCTCTTTCTCAACACCTCTTTCTTCACGATTCCTCCCCACAACTCCGAAACCGTTGAGAACCAGTACCCGTTTTCAGATatcaaattccaaaataattCCGGCACGGGATAGAGTCATAGACTTGGGGAAATACAAAGGAAAGATGCTGGGAAGCCTTCCATTGAGCGAGAGATTTGGGTGGGACAATGAAGATAAGGAAGGGTGGAGGAAGAATGAATTTGGGTTGCTGGGGACGTCAAAGGGTGGGAGAATTCCCCGAGTGGGAGCGGGTGTTGAGGTTGGGAGtgtgaagaagaaggaaaagaaaatggaagtggagggagaggagagagaggaTGAGGGAGCGGCGAATGGTAGGAGGAAGAGAGAAATATTAATGGTGAAGGTGAAGGTGAGGAGAGGGCAGACGGGGGGAGTGGGAAGGGAAGCGCTTCTGAGAATCGAAGATTGTAGGTTGGAAGTGGAATATCGAAATTGTTGGAGGAGATTAAGATTTGATCTTTCTTGTGTTGTTGTATTTCTTAGGGTTGAGAATTGGGAGAGGGATGAGTGGTGTGTTCAGTGCCAGTCCCAGTCCCACATCaacaatttctttcttatattaatacaagatgaagatgaattgatgatgatgatgatgatgatgtatatataaaataatattaaatataaatgaatataacataattgagagagttaattgattaaaaaattaatgagtgtctttggataaataaatacGTTTAGGgtgtttttatcaataaatatttttcacatctTTAATATCTAGTATAGGCAGataaatgtatgtataaaaagaattataaataaattataagtacataaaatacttgtataaattctaagaatatataaatgagccataaatattgaatgcttAATGACTCTAAGGCACCAAAGTGTAGGACTAACCTGCAAAGAATTagtacagtaaaacctctataaattaatactctataaattaataaactctctaaaataataaaatcttctgGTCCCGAcatgggcctttgtaaaaaatcatcaaattcgataagataataagataataattttttgaaaaattcctttataaatattaggtcccattaaaactctaaattaataattcataaatattatggtaattggctaaaatatgaagtctgtattttacgcatttgatcattcatagATAATTTTGCGATGCTTTTTTTaaatgagaagacatggttgggtgttatgaattattttattttcatattgagatttatatagtatatgtttcattcatcatacataaatatatttaattggctataatagttatttaagtgcaacaaattaatgtaaacatgtatttttaagtaattccaatAAATTGGTACATGCGTCCATGAATATAAgagttaattgtatacaatgaattgatatgatacatgaatatatttaattagttacaaagaattgattgatgcatgaatataatcaatgaaacacat
The window above is part of the Sesamum indicum cultivar Zhongzhi No. 13 linkage group LG2, S_indicum_v1.0, whole genome shotgun sequence genome. Proteins encoded here:
- the LOC105155530 gene encoding protein DCL, chloroplastic; its protein translation is MAAPLLLRALPLLRLRLVQRHHHFLFTNGSITLRLFCSVATGSSTGAEDNPASLRQIFSSRTSKDPPNYPRWSDPDFRKWKDKEAEILKDIEPIICLTKEILHSNRYMDGERLTPQDEKAVLDKLLAHHPHSEDKIGCGLDSIMVDRHPQFRHSRCLFVVRTDGGWIDFSYQKCLRAYIRDKYPSHAERFISEHFKRGSG